A genomic window from Fibrobacterota bacterium includes:
- a CDS encoding FMN-binding protein, which translates to MHTRLLVSMLMASTVGAATFSTLPGALKEILPSGQKAFKTKFVATAAQADALNAFGDGDFREGDAVDVYYAKDSDGKTTSIAIQLEEYQPKWKSRHNWVIGIGNDGKLSGIGIVELTDKYSYPLAQPEWLKRFSGKPAAQMAFGNGVDAISGASASSQLLVESIHRAAYIASQVKLP; encoded by the coding sequence ATGCACACCAGGCTTCTCGTTTCAATGCTCATGGCCTCGACGGTTGGAGCGGCCACCTTTTCAACGCTTCCCGGTGCACTCAAGGAAATTCTGCCTTCAGGCCAAAAAGCTTTCAAGACGAAGTTCGTCGCGACCGCCGCTCAGGCCGATGCACTCAATGCTTTCGGAGACGGCGACTTTCGAGAAGGTGATGCTGTCGATGTCTATTACGCAAAGGACTCAGATGGCAAAACCACATCCATCGCCATCCAGCTGGAGGAGTACCAGCCCAAGTGGAAGTCCAGACACAACTGGGTGATCGGTATAGGGAACGATGGAAAGCTCAGTGGAATCGGTATTGTCGAATTGACCGACAAGTACTCCTACCCACTGGCCCAGCCAGAATGGTTGAAACGATTTTCCGGCAAACCCGCCGCACAGATGGCCTTTGGAAATGGCGTGGATGCCATCTCTGGCGCTTCAGCGTCATCGCAACTACTGGTGGAATCCATCCATCGCGCGGCTTATATCGCCTCGCAAGTGAAGCTGCCATGA